The following proteins are co-located in the Doryrhamphus excisus isolate RoL2022-K1 chromosome 3, RoL_Dexc_1.0, whole genome shotgun sequence genome:
- the muc3a gene encoding mucin-3A: MASASYILIITALVVGLCSANGPDAAQTTDVPKTTNPEKNTPLESTVTPEYGETTGLPEATDDINTGTPETSDPAETTDVPETTNPESTVTHEVGETTGLTEATNDINTGTPETSDPAETTDVPEITNPESTVTSEVGETTGHPEATADINTGTPETSDPAETTDVPETPEVGQTTGLPETTVDIDTGTPETSAPAETTDVPETTNPESTVTPEVGETTGLPEVTNDINTGTPETSDPPETTDVPETTNPESTVTPEVGGTTGHPEATADINTGTPETSDPAETTDVPETTNPESTVTPEVGETTGLPEATNDINTGTPETSDPAETTNVPETTNPESTVTPEVGETTGLPETTVDLNTGTPETSDPAETTNVPETTNPESTVTPEVGETTGLPETTVDINTGTPETSEPAETTDVPETTNPESTVTPEVGETTGLPETTVDINTGTPETSQPAETTNVPETTNPESTVTPEVGETTEHPETTLDINTGTPETSEPGETTNVPETTNPESTITPEVGETTGHPETTVDINTGTPETSEPAETTNVPETTNPESTITPEVGETTGHPETTVDLNTGTPETSQPAETTNVPETTNPESTLTPEVGETTGLPETTVDINTGTPETSEPAETTIVPETTNAESTVTPEVGETTGLPETTVDINTGTPETSEPAETTIVPETTNPESTVTPEIGETTGLPETTVDINTGTPETSEPAGTTIVPETTNPESTVTPEVGETTEHPETTVDINTGTPETSEPAETTNIPETTNPESTVTPEVGETTGLPETTVDLNTGTPETSEPAETTNVPETTNPENTVTPEVGETTGLPETTVDINTGTPETSEPAETTNVPETTNPESTVTPEVGETTGHPETTVDINTGTPETSEPAETTNVPETTNPESTITPEVGETTGHPETTVDINTGTPETSEPAGTTNVPETTNPESTVTPDVGETTGHPETTVDINTGTPETSQPGETTIVPETTNPESTVTPEVGETTGLPETTVDINTGTPETSEPAETTNVPETTNPESTVTSEVGETTGHPETTVDINTGTPETSEPAGTTNVPETTNPESTVTPDVGETTGHPETTVDINTGTPETSEPAETTNVPETTNPESTITPEVGETTGHPETTVDTNTGTPETSEPAGTTIVPETTNPESTVTPEVGETTGHPETTVDINTGTPETSEPAGTTNVPETTNPESTVTPDVGETTGHPETTVDINTGTPETSEPAETTNVPETTNPESTITPEVGETTGHPETTVDTNTGTPETSEPAGTTNVPETTNPESTVTPDVGETTGHPETTVDINTGTPETSEPAGTTNVPETTNPESTVTSKPADSTSLSTQPPLSTSSVEPSTGPTMSQSTVEPTATIEPFPCQNGGTFTGSVCICLNGFAGTYCETVVTLEPEQLDRAIEVEMVINEEYNDNYDNVNSNDYKDFVRNFTQKMEDFYRGNKINFQKVVVTNVSQISARSLARRSVSSVAKMRLPANSPAIHTPRAKRINVVHNVVVQIPNNANTDAAYNSSVERVTLAANGLVTCEQNCPYNVTESPAVVATNADLDMLCSSYVNDFDLAILYKGVKFNNTVLCLTRCDTRRKDHKICYSGGRCKVFRNVGSVCECPNLSSTWYLDIDCRLPIQRTAFYAGLTVTLACLLVSVAGLTAYLVINKQRQTKKKDIKQKQVNKWFNDDYEWSRSDKLSTGTYNAGHINPSFQYEARDVTRDPSRDYRHSGPPQPPTRQHADHRESGPAMRMHRLDGASLQPDTEFYDDVYPHSVGNGLPGRDPPSSQPMRILRPQIRSSWDA; this comes from the exons ATGGCGTCAGCTTCATACATCCTCATCATTACTGCTCTTGTCGTCGGCCTGTGTTCTGCCAATG GTCCTGATGCTGCTCAGACCACCGATGTCCCAAAAACCAccaatccagaaaaaaacacacctctAGAAAGTACGGTAACACCTGAGTATGGTGAGACAACTGGCCTTCCTGAAGCGACCGATGATATTAACACAGGAACACCTGAAACCTCTGATCCAGCTGAGACCACTGATGTCCCAGAAACCACCAATCCAGAAAGTACGGTGACACATGAGGTTGGTGAGACAACTGGACTCACTGAAGCAACCAATGATATTAACACAGGAACCCCAGAGACCTCTGATCCTGCTGAGACCACTGATGTCCCAGAAATCACCAATCCAGAAAGTACGGTAACATCTGAGGTTGGTGAGACAACTGGACACCCTGAAGCGACAGCTGATATTAACACAGGAACACCTGAAACCTCTGATCCAGCTGAGACCACTGATGTCCCAGAAACACCCGAGGTTGGTCAGACAACTGGACTCCCTGAAACAACTGTTGATATTGACACAGGAACTCCAGAGACCTCTGCTCCTGCTGAGACCACTGATGTCCCAGAAACCACCAATCCAGAAAGTACGGTGACACCTGAGGTTGGTGAGACAACTGGACTCCCTGAAGTAACCAATGATATTAACACAGGAACACCTGAGACCTCTGATCCTCCTGAGACCACTGATGTCCCAGAAACCACCAATCCAGAAAGTACGGTGACACCTGAGGTCGGTGGGACAACTGGACACCCTGAAGCGACAGCTGATATTAACACAGGAACCCCAGAGACCTCTGATCCTGCTGAAACCACAGATGTCCCAGAAACCACCAATCCAGAAAGTACGGTGACACCTGAGGTTGGTGAGACAACTGGACTCCCTGAAGCAACCAATGATATTAACACAGGAACACCTGAGACCTCTGATCCTGCTGAGACCACCAATGTCCCAGAAACAACTAATCCAGAAAGTACGGTGACACCTGAGGTTGGTGAGACAACTGGACTCCCTGAAACAACTGTTGACCTTAACACAGGAACACCAGAGACCTCTGATCCTGCTGAGACCACCAATGTCCCAGAAACAACTAATCCAGAAAGTACGGTGACACCTGAGGTTGGTGAGACAACTGGACTCCCTGAAACGACTGTTGATATTAACACAGGAACACCAGAGACATCTGAACCTGCTGAGACCACAGATGTCCCAGAAACCACCAATCCAGAAAGTACAGTAACACCTGAGGTTGGTGAGACAACAGGACTTCCTGAAACAACTGTTGATATTAACACAGGAACACCAGAGACCTCTCAACCTGCTGAGACCACCAATGTCCCCGAAACCACCAATCCAGAAAGTACAGTAACACCTGAGGTCGGTGAGACAACAGAACACCCTGAAACGACTCTTGATATTAACACAGGAACACCAGAGACATCTGAACCTGGTGAGACCACCAATGTCCCAGAAACCACCAATCCAGAAAGTACAATAACACCTGAGGTTGGTGAGACAACTGGACACCCTGAAACAACTGTTGACATTAACACAGGAACACCGGAAACCTCTGAACCTGCTGAGACCACCAATGTCCCAGAAACAACTAATCCAGAAAGTACAATAACACCTGAGGTTGGTGAGACAACTGGACACCCTGAAACAACTGTTGACCTTAACACAGGAACACCAGAGACATCTCAACCTGCTGAGACCACCAATGTCCCAGAAACCACCAATCCAGAAAGTACACTAACACCTGAGGTCGGTGAGACAACAGGACTCCCTGAAACAACTGTTGATATTAACACAGGAACACCGGAAACCTCTGAACCTGCTGAGACCACTATTGTCCCAGAAACAACTAATGCAGAAAGTACAGTCACACCTGAGGTCGGTGAGACAACAGGACTTCCTGAAACGACTGTTGATATTAACACAGGAACACCAGAGACATCTGAACCTGCTGAGACCACTATTGTCCCAGAAACAACTAATCCAGAAAGTACAGTAACACCTGAGATTGGTGAGACAACTGGACTCCCTGAAACAACTGTTGATATTAACACAGGAACACCGGAAACCTCTGAACCTGCTGGGACCACCATTGTCCCAGAAACAACTAATCCAGAAAGTACAGTCACACCTGAGGTCGGTGAGACAACAGAACACCCTGAAACGACTGTTGATATTAACACAGGAACACCAGAGACATCTGAACCTGCTGAGACCACCAATATCCCCGAAACCACCAATCCAGAAAGTACAGTAACACCTGAGGTCGGTGAGACAACAGGACTTCCTGAAACGACTGTTGACCTTAACACAGGAACACCGGAAACCTCTGAACCTGCTGAGACCACCAATGTCCCAGAAACAActaatccagaaaatacagtaacacCTGAGGTCGGTGAGACAACAGGACTTCCTGAAACGACTGTTGACATTAACACAGGAACACCAGAGACATCTGAACCTGCTGAGACCACCAATGTCCCAGAAACAACTAATCCAGAAAGTACAGTAACACCTGAGGTTGGTGAAACAACTGGACACCCTGAAACAACTGTTGACATTAACACAGGAACACCAGAGACATCTGAACCTGCTGAGACCACCAATGTCCCTGAAACCACCAATCCAGAAAGTACAATAACACCTGAGGTTGGTGAGACAACTGGACACCCTGAAACAACTGTTGATATTAACACAGGAACACCGGAAACCTCTGAACCTGCTGGGACCACCAATGTCCCAGAAACAACCAATCCAGAAAGTACAGTAACACCTGACGTTGGTGAGACAACTGGACACCCTGAAACAACTGTTGACATTAACACAGGAACACCAGAGACCTCTCAACCTGGTGAGACCACCATTGTCCCAGAAACAACTAATCCAGAAAGTACAGTAACACCTGAGGTCGGTGAGACAACAGGACTTCCTGAAACGACTGTTGATATTAACACAGGAACACCAGAGACCTCTGAACCTGCTGAGACCACCAATGTCCCCGAAACCACCAATCCAGAAAGTACAGTAACATCTGAGGTCGGTGAGACAACTGGACACCCTGAAACCACTGTTGATATTAACACAGGAACACCGGAAACCTCTGAACCTGCTGGGACCACCAATGTCCCAGAAACAACCAATCCAGAAAGTACAGTAACACCTGACGTTGGTGAGACAACTGGACACCCTGAAACGACTGTTGATATTAACACAGGAACACCAGAGACATCTGAACCTGCTGAGACCACCAATGTCCCTGAAACCACCAATCCAGAAAGTACAATAACACCTGAGGTTGGTGAGACAACTGGACACCCTGAAACAACTGTTGATACTAACACAGGAACACCGGAAACCTCTGAACCTGCTGGGACCACCATTGTCCCAGAAACAACTAATCCAGAAAGTACAGTAACACCTGAGGTCGGTGAGACAACTGGACACCCTGAAACCACTGTTGATATTAACACAGGAACACCGGAAACCTCTGAACCTGCTGGGACCACCAATGTCCCAGAAACAACCAATCCAGAAAGTACAGTAACACCTGACGTTGGTGAGACAACTGGACACCCTGAAACGACTGTTGATATTAACACAGGAACACCAGAGACATCTGAACCTGCTGAGACCACCAATGTCCCTGAAACCACCAATCCAGAAAGTACAATAACACCTGAGGTTGGTGAGACAACTGGACACCCTGAAACAACTGTTGATACTAACACAGGAACACCGGAAACCTCTGAACCTGCTGGGACCACCAATGTCCCAGAAACAACTAATCCAGAAAGTACAGTAACACCTGACGTTGGTGAGACAACTGGACACCCTGAAACGACTGTTGATATTAACACAGGAACACCGGAAACCTCTGAACCTGCTGGGACCACCAATGTCCCAGAAACCACCAATCCAGAAAGTACAGTCACATCCAAACCCGCGGATAGCACATCATTATCTACCCAACCTCCTTTGTCAACGTCCTCTGTGGAACCCTCCACCGGTCCCACAATGTCACAATCCACCGTAGAACCAACAGCAACCATAGAACCTTTCCCTTGTCAGAACGGTGGAACGTTCACAGGAAGCGTCTGCATATGCCTCAATGGGTTTGCTGGAACGTACTGCGAGACGGTTGTAACTCTTGAACCAG AGCAACTTGACAGGGCAATTGAGGTTGAAATGGTGATCAACGAGGAGTACAACGACAACTATGACAACGTAAACTCAAATGATTACAAAGACTTTGTCAGGAACTTTACCCAGAAG ATGGAAGACTTTTACCGAGGAAATAAGATCAACTTTCAAAAAGTTGTGGTAACAAATGTGAG CCAAATATCCGCCAGGAGTTTGGCAAGACGCTCGGTCTCCAGTGTAGCAAAG ATGAGATTACCAGCTAACAGCCCAGCCATCCACACACCAAGAGCAAAAAG AATCAACGTCGTACACAATGTCGTGGTTCAGATCCCAAACAACGCTAATACCGATGCTGCATACAACAGTAGTGTGGAACGTGTTACCTTGGCTGCAAATGGACTTGTTACCTGCGAACAAA ATTGTCCTTACAACGTTACAGAGTCGCCCGCGGTGGTTGCAACAAATGCGGATTTGGACA TGTTATGCAGCTCCTACGTAAACGATTTTGATCTCGCGATACTCTACAAGGGCGTGAAGTTCAACAACACGGTCTTGTGTCTCACCCGATGTGATACTCGACGTAAGGATCATAAAATCTGCTACAGCGGAGGAAGGTGTAAAGTTTTCAGGAATGTTGGGAGTGTTTGCGA GTGTCCTAATTTGAGTTCCACTTGGTATTTGGACATTGACTGCCGTTTGCCAATCCAACGGACGGCCTTTTACGCCGGTTTGACGGTCACTCTGGCGTGTCTTCTGGTGTCTGTGGCGGGGTTGACTGCGTACCTGGTCATCAACAAGCAAAGGCAAACCAA GAAAAAAGACATTAAACAGAAGCAGGTGAACAAGTGGTTCAACGACGATTACGAGTGGTCCCGATCCGACAAACTCTCCACGGGCACCTACAACGCAG GACACATCAACCCGTCGTTCCAGTATGAAGCCCGAGATGTCACCAGAGACCCCTCGAGGGATTACAGACACTCCGGACCGCCTCAGCCCCCGACTCGACAGCATGCCGACCACAGAGAGTCCGGCCCAGCTATGAGAATGCACAGGCTGGATGGAGCGTCCCTCCAACCCGACACCGAATTTTATGACGATGTATACCCCCATTCAGTCGGCAATGGCCTTCCTGGCAGAGACCCCCCATCTAGTCAACCG ATGAGGATCCTCAGGCCTCAGATCAGGTCATCTTGGGACGCCTGA
- the oxa1l gene encoding mitochondrial inner membrane protein OXA1L isoform X1: protein MFVSTPPSCLSFLRASKSIIFSFRDQLQARFLALCVPAWAGRLRLGLLRARGGGFMMAAIRSGLTPGSLARCFLRQSGQQRGGSHPLPHICHRLPQRSHLHTVFDFNSVATSTSLLGRRCHERLLCVKAVGVRHSSSQFPNDGTGVAVSQGGPLVASSPPSFPAETAPVLPQAIPEQITLQPVSVATAHDLAHSPLLESVHPNPVLTQATLEPGIDVAPAAAEVLQAVTTEVRLTELGLGGHTPVGLIQNLLEFMHIDLGLPWWGAIVVGTVMARLIVFPVIVKGQREAAKLNNVMPEMTKLTTRMTEAKQSGNKFEFAKAYTDLTLFQKKHDVNPMRGFLVPLAQAPIFISFFIALRKMSYLPVPSMQTGGTLWFMDLTAADPFYILPLAVTGTMFFILELGAESGVDNPNLRAMKTVFRIMPFVILPLTINFPTAVFTYWLTSNCFSLAQVALLRHPLVRDKLKIPERIKHPPSALPQNDGFLASMKKGWKDAQLAQQLEERERRIKNHLDLAAKGPLRQTFTHNPLQQTPAVAAKDKGSSSKARPWKDTLG, encoded by the exons ATGTTTGTTAGTACCCCGCCGTCATGTCTGAGTTTCCTTAGAGCGTCCAAAAGCATCATCTTCTCCTTCCGTGACCAACTGCAGGCTCGTTTCCTTGCACTTTGCGTCCCTGCCTGGGCGGGAAGATTGCGATTAGGTTTGTTACGTGCGCGAGGAGGAGGCTTCATG aTGGCTGCCATCAGGAGCGGGTTGACTCCGGGTAGCTTAGCAAGATGTTTTCTCAGACAGAGTGGACAACAGCGAGGCGGCAGTCATCCTCTTCCACACATTTGCCac CGCTTGCCACAAAGGTCCCATCTGCACACCGTGTTTGACTTCAACAGTGTGGCCACCAGCACGTCCCTACTGGGCCGGCGATGCCATGAAAGGCTTCTTTGTGTAAAAGCTGTGGGGGTCCGGCACAGCAGTTCCCAG TTCCCAAACGATGGCACCGGTGTGGCTGTTTCTCAGGGAGGCCCATTAGTGGCAtcctcccctccctccttccccgCTGAAACCGCCCCTGTTCTTCCTCAAGCAATTCCTGAACAG ATCACGCTCCAACCCGTGTCCGTGGCCACGGCACATGACCTGGCACATTCACCCCTCCTGGAGTCTGTTCACCCCAATCCGGTTTTGACACAAGCTACATTAGAGCCTGGAATTGATGTGGCACCGGCCGCCGCGGAGGTCCTGCAGGCTGTGACGACAGAGGTCCGCCTAACAGAGCTGGGACTGGGTGGCCACACTCCCGTGGGTTTGATTCAGAACTTGTTGGAGTTCATGCACATTGATCTGGGTCTACCCTGGTGGGGAGCCATTGTTGTAG GAACGGTCATGGCTCGGCTAATCGTGTTTCCAGTCATCGTCAAGGGCCAGCGGGAGGCAGCCAAACTCAACAATGTCATGCCAGAGATGACCAAGCTCACCACCAGGATGACGGAAGCCAAACAAAGCGGAAACAAATTTGAAT TCGCCAAAGCCTACACGGACCTGACCTTGTTCCAGAAGAAGCATGACGTCAACCCCATGCGTGGCTTCCTGGTTCCTCTGGCGCAG GCACCCATCTTCATTTCCTTCTTCATCGCGCTGAGGAAGATGTCCTACCTGCCGGTGCCCAGCATGCAGACTGGGGGCACGTTGTGGTTCATGGATCTGACGGCAGCAGATCCTTTCTACATCCTGCCTTTAGCCGTCACTGGAACCATGTTCTTCATTCTGGAG CTGGGTGCTGAATCCGGTGTGGACAACCCCAACCTGCGCGCCATGAAGACCGTGTTCCGGATCATGCCCTTCGTCATCCTCCCACTCACCATCAACTTCCCGACA GCTGTGTTCACCTACTGGCTAACCTCCAACTGCTTCTCCCTGGCTCAAGTGGCCCTGCTCAGACACCCGCTCGTCCGAGACAAGCTGAAGATCCCAGAGCGGATCAAGCACCCGCCCTCGGCCTTGCCACAGAACGACGGCTTCCTCGCCAGTATGAAGAAAG GATGGAAGGACGCACAGTTGGCCCAGCAGCTGGAAGAGCGGGAAAGACGCATCAAAAATCATTTGGACCTCGCTGCCAAAg GCCCACTGAGGCAGACTTTTACCCACAATCCTCTGCAGCAGACACCTGCAGTAGCTGCGAAAGACAAGGGCTCCTCAAGCAAGGCAAGGCCGTGGAAGGACACTCTTGGATAA
- the oxa1l gene encoding mitochondrial inner membrane protein OXA1L isoform X2 yields MAAIRSGLTPGSLARCFLRQSGQQRGGSHPLPHICHRLPQRSHLHTVFDFNSVATSTSLLGRRCHERLLCVKAVGVRHSSSQFPNDGTGVAVSQGGPLVASSPPSFPAETAPVLPQAIPEQITLQPVSVATAHDLAHSPLLESVHPNPVLTQATLEPGIDVAPAAAEVLQAVTTEVRLTELGLGGHTPVGLIQNLLEFMHIDLGLPWWGAIVVGTVMARLIVFPVIVKGQREAAKLNNVMPEMTKLTTRMTEAKQSGNKFEFAKAYTDLTLFQKKHDVNPMRGFLVPLAQAPIFISFFIALRKMSYLPVPSMQTGGTLWFMDLTAADPFYILPLAVTGTMFFILELGAESGVDNPNLRAMKTVFRIMPFVILPLTINFPTAVFTYWLTSNCFSLAQVALLRHPLVRDKLKIPERIKHPPSALPQNDGFLASMKKGWKDAQLAQQLEERERRIKNHLDLAAKGPLRQTFTHNPLQQTPAVAAKDKGSSSKARPWKDTLG; encoded by the exons aTGGCTGCCATCAGGAGCGGGTTGACTCCGGGTAGCTTAGCAAGATGTTTTCTCAGACAGAGTGGACAACAGCGAGGCGGCAGTCATCCTCTTCCACACATTTGCCac CGCTTGCCACAAAGGTCCCATCTGCACACCGTGTTTGACTTCAACAGTGTGGCCACCAGCACGTCCCTACTGGGCCGGCGATGCCATGAAAGGCTTCTTTGTGTAAAAGCTGTGGGGGTCCGGCACAGCAGTTCCCAG TTCCCAAACGATGGCACCGGTGTGGCTGTTTCTCAGGGAGGCCCATTAGTGGCAtcctcccctccctccttccccgCTGAAACCGCCCCTGTTCTTCCTCAAGCAATTCCTGAACAG ATCACGCTCCAACCCGTGTCCGTGGCCACGGCACATGACCTGGCACATTCACCCCTCCTGGAGTCTGTTCACCCCAATCCGGTTTTGACACAAGCTACATTAGAGCCTGGAATTGATGTGGCACCGGCCGCCGCGGAGGTCCTGCAGGCTGTGACGACAGAGGTCCGCCTAACAGAGCTGGGACTGGGTGGCCACACTCCCGTGGGTTTGATTCAGAACTTGTTGGAGTTCATGCACATTGATCTGGGTCTACCCTGGTGGGGAGCCATTGTTGTAG GAACGGTCATGGCTCGGCTAATCGTGTTTCCAGTCATCGTCAAGGGCCAGCGGGAGGCAGCCAAACTCAACAATGTCATGCCAGAGATGACCAAGCTCACCACCAGGATGACGGAAGCCAAACAAAGCGGAAACAAATTTGAAT TCGCCAAAGCCTACACGGACCTGACCTTGTTCCAGAAGAAGCATGACGTCAACCCCATGCGTGGCTTCCTGGTTCCTCTGGCGCAG GCACCCATCTTCATTTCCTTCTTCATCGCGCTGAGGAAGATGTCCTACCTGCCGGTGCCCAGCATGCAGACTGGGGGCACGTTGTGGTTCATGGATCTGACGGCAGCAGATCCTTTCTACATCCTGCCTTTAGCCGTCACTGGAACCATGTTCTTCATTCTGGAG CTGGGTGCTGAATCCGGTGTGGACAACCCCAACCTGCGCGCCATGAAGACCGTGTTCCGGATCATGCCCTTCGTCATCCTCCCACTCACCATCAACTTCCCGACA GCTGTGTTCACCTACTGGCTAACCTCCAACTGCTTCTCCCTGGCTCAAGTGGCCCTGCTCAGACACCCGCTCGTCCGAGACAAGCTGAAGATCCCAGAGCGGATCAAGCACCCGCCCTCGGCCTTGCCACAGAACGACGGCTTCCTCGCCAGTATGAAGAAAG GATGGAAGGACGCACAGTTGGCCCAGCAGCTGGAAGAGCGGGAAAGACGCATCAAAAATCATTTGGACCTCGCTGCCAAAg GCCCACTGAGGCAGACTTTTACCCACAATCCTCTGCAGCAGACACCTGCAGTAGCTGCGAAAGACAAGGGCTCCTCAAGCAAGGCAAGGCCGTGGAAGGACACTCTTGGATAA
- the snapc2 gene encoding snRNA-activating protein complex subunit 2: MDFSVLNKGVPSRSVSEIQSVVECLQNKVISSASLQMKMQMLAEKKAEAPIDKWSRLAFAVSRSHDDTISAAFSQMLTVASTEPRSLQLHTSLHSDHQLVGRTVPLRSMPVPVRAQVVVKNPPATVSAAESLKPVPPIATTSSCQQTVQEPRSPTHTANTHPVVSPASVASPSPSQARSPGSSPTTSASLSQHANASVVNTGKNVAENNPRELGVQGVVDFERIYNYLSAVHKPDNKYELTAMESAIVLDLLMSLPEELLRLNCNKLQRHLIQEYQTLSQSADSNTAKDILQQLKTEQTEPRQDTSGTSSTNDVKSGDSGRMKDPKPIGRCPPLNPFMVPLDLLKRM; this comes from the exons ATGGACTTCTCTGTGCTCAACAAGGGTGTGCCTTCTCGCTCCGTATCTGAG ATCCAGTCTGTGGTGGAGTGTCTTCAGAACAAAGTAATCTCTAGTGCCAGCCTCCAGATGAAAATGCAGATGTTGGCAGAGAAGAAGGCGGAAGCGCCCATCGACAAGTGGTCCCGCTTGGCCTTCGCTGTGAGCAGAAGCCACGATGACACCATTTCCGCCGCTTTCTCTCAG ATGTTGACTGTAGCGTCCACAGAACCTCGCAGCCTCCAGCTTCACACGTCTTTGCACAGTGATCATCAACTTGTTGGCCGTACTGTCCCTTTAAGATCCATGCCTGTACCTGTCAGAG CCCAGGTGGTGGTCAAGAATCCACCAGCAACCGTGTCTGCAGCCGAAAGTCTAAAGCCGGTTCCGCCCATAGCGACCACATCCTCTTGCCAACAGACAGTCCAGGAGCCAAGAAGCCCCACCCACACCGCCAACACTCATCCTGTGGTTTCACCTGCTTCTGTTGCAAGTCCCAGCCCTTCCCAGGCTCGCTCTCCGGGTTCTTCTCCTACCACAAGTGCCTCACTCTCACAGCACGCCAATGCTTCTGTGGTAAACACCGGCAAGAACGTCGCCGAAAACAATCCCAGGGAGCTGGGTGTTCAGGGTGTGGTGGACTTTGAGAGAATCTACAACTACTTGAGCGCCGTCCACAAGCCGGATAACAAGTATGAGCTCACGGCCATGG AGAGCGCCATCGTCTTGGACCTTCTGATGTCCCTCCCGGAGGAACTCCTCCGTTTGAACTGCAACAAACTGCAACGTCACCTCATCCAG GAATACCAGACCCTCTCACAATCTGCCGACTCAAACACGGCCAAAGACATTTTGCAACAACTAAAGACGGAGCAGACGGAGCCTCGGCAGGACACCAGCGGGACTTCGAGCACAAATGATGTCAAATCAGGTGACAGCGGCCGAATGAAAGACCCGAAGCCGATTGGACGCTGCCCTCCCCTCAACCCTTTCATGGTTCCACTGGACTTGTTAAAGCGCATGTAG